The following proteins are co-located in the Agromyces laixinhei genome:
- a CDS encoding catalase, whose amino-acid sequence MSEPTTTQTGTPVASDAHSLTIGADGPAVLHDRYLVEKLAQFSRERIPERVVHAKGGGAFGRFEVTADVSAYTRAAVFQPGSTVETLLRFSSVAGEQGSPDTWRDVRGFSLKFYTTEGNYDIVGNNTPVFFIRDGIKFPDFIHSQKRLPGTGLRDADMQWDFWTLSPESAHQVTYVMGDRGLPKSWREMQGYGSHTYQWINAEGERFWVKYHFRSQQGDLHLDAESAEAIAGADADYYRRDLHEAIEAGNHPKWDMHVQVMPYDDAKTYRFNPFDLTKVWPHADYPLIPVGTLTLDRNPQNFFAEIEQAAFSPANTVPGIEISPDKMLMARVFSYPDAQRYRVGTNYNQIPVNAPHAASVNNYSQDGAQRHAFNAPSTPVYAPNSFGGPVAAPESAAEGGWESDGELVRAAYTLRSDDSDFGQPGTLYREVYSAEAKARLQVTLAGQAASITIDEIRERFFQYWTNVDADLGVVLREAHAATVISAAEGDGAAA is encoded by the coding sequence ATGTCAGAACCCACCACGACGCAGACCGGAACCCCGGTCGCCAGCGACGCCCACTCCCTCACGATCGGCGCCGACGGACCGGCGGTGCTGCACGACCGTTATCTCGTCGAGAAGCTCGCGCAGTTCAGCCGCGAGCGCATTCCCGAGCGCGTCGTGCACGCGAAGGGCGGCGGCGCCTTCGGCCGCTTCGAGGTGACCGCGGATGTCTCGGCCTACACGCGTGCCGCGGTGTTCCAGCCGGGTTCGACCGTCGAGACCCTGCTGCGATTCTCGAGCGTCGCCGGAGAGCAGGGCTCGCCCGACACCTGGCGCGACGTGCGCGGCTTCTCGCTGAAGTTCTACACGACCGAGGGCAACTACGACATCGTCGGCAACAACACGCCCGTGTTCTTCATCCGCGACGGCATCAAGTTCCCCGACTTCATCCACTCGCAGAAGCGCCTGCCCGGCACCGGTCTGCGCGACGCCGACATGCAGTGGGACTTCTGGACCCTCTCGCCAGAATCGGCCCACCAGGTCACGTACGTCATGGGAGACCGGGGTCTGCCGAAGTCGTGGCGCGAGATGCAGGGCTACGGTTCGCACACCTACCAGTGGATCAACGCCGAGGGTGAGCGGTTCTGGGTGAAGTACCACTTCCGCTCGCAGCAGGGAGACCTGCACCTCGACGCCGAGAGCGCCGAGGCGATCGCCGGTGCCGACGCCGACTACTACCGCCGCGACCTCCACGAGGCGATCGAGGCAGGCAACCACCCGAAGTGGGACATGCACGTGCAGGTCATGCCCTACGACGACGCGAAGACCTACCGGTTCAACCCGTTCGACCTGACCAAGGTCTGGCCGCACGCCGACTACCCGCTGATCCCGGTCGGCACGCTCACGCTCGACCGCAATCCGCAGAACTTCTTCGCGGAGATCGAGCAGGCGGCGTTCTCGCCGGCCAACACGGTGCCCGGCATCGAGATCAGCCCCGACAAGATGCTCATGGCGCGCGTGTTCAGCTATCCCGACGCACAGCGCTACCGCGTGGGCACGAACTACAACCAGATTCCGGTGAACGCGCCGCACGCGGCATCCGTCAACAACTACTCGCAAGACGGAGCCCAGCGCCATGCCTTCAACGCGCCGAGCACTCCGGTCTATGCGCCGAACTCGTTCGGCGGCCCCGTCGCTGCGCCCGAGTCGGCCGCAGAGGGCGGCTGGGAGAGCGACGGCGAGCTCGTGCGCGCGGCCTACACGCTGCGCTCGGACGACAGCGACTTCGGTCAGCCCGGCACCCTCTACCGCGAGGTCTACTCCGCAGAAGCGAAGGCACGCCTGCAGGTGACGCTCGCCGGCCAGGCTGCGTCGATCACGATCGACGAGATCCGCGAGCGGTTCTTCCAGTACTGGACGAACGTCGACGCCGATCTCGGCGTCGTTCTCCGCGAAGCCCACGCAGCGACCGTCATCTCGGCCGCCGAGGGTGACGGCGCCGCCGCGTAG
- a CDS encoding tryptophan 2,3-dioxygenase produces MSYGGYLDLPTLLSAQRPISRPVHHDELLFIIQHQTTELWLKLVLHELQTARDLLRADELAKALKCVARVKHIQKTLTEQWSVLATLTPTEYGQFRGVLGNASGFQSYQYRAVEFVLGNKNAKMLSVFESDAAATAILTEALEAPSLYDEFLRLLARAGYPIPSSVLERDVTLAWTFRPELVPVLASIYADTDEHWAAYETCEELVDLEDNFQLWRFRHLKTVERIIGNKTGTGGSSGASFLRRALELTFFPELYAVRTEIPG; encoded by the coding sequence ATGAGCTACGGCGGCTATCTCGACCTGCCGACGCTGCTCTCGGCGCAGCGGCCGATCTCGCGGCCCGTGCACCACGACGAGCTGCTGTTCATCATCCAGCACCAGACGACCGAGTTGTGGCTGAAGCTCGTGCTGCACGAGCTGCAGACCGCGCGCGACCTGCTGCGCGCCGACGAGCTGGCCAAGGCCCTCAAGTGCGTTGCGCGCGTCAAGCACATCCAGAAGACGCTCACCGAGCAGTGGTCGGTGCTCGCGACGCTCACGCCCACCGAGTACGGGCAGTTCAGGGGCGTGCTCGGCAACGCGAGCGGGTTCCAGTCGTACCAGTACCGCGCGGTCGAGTTCGTGCTCGGCAACAAGAACGCGAAGATGCTCTCGGTCTTCGAGTCGGATGCCGCGGCGACCGCGATCCTCACCGAGGCGCTCGAGGCTCCGAGCCTCTACGACGAGTTCCTGCGACTGCTCGCTCGGGCCGGATACCCCATCCCCTCGAGTGTGCTCGAACGCGATGTCACCCTCGCGTGGACGTTCCGCCCCGAGCTCGTCCCGGTACTCGCGTCGATCTATGCCGACACCGACGAGCACTGGGCCGCCTACGAGACCTGCGAGGAGCTCGTCGATCTCGAGGACAACTTCCAGCTCTGGCGGTTCCGGCACCTGAAGACCGTCGAACGCATCATCGGCAACAAGACCGGCACCGGCGGATCGAGTGGTGCGAGCTTCCTGCGGCGCGCGCTCGAGCTGACCTTCTTTCCAGAGCTCTACGCCGTGCGCACCGAGATTCCGGGCTGA
- the purQ gene encoding phosphoribosylformylglycinamidine synthase subunit PurQ: MRIGVITFPGSLDDRDAQRAVRLAGGEPVALWHGSHDLAGVDALILPGGFSYGDYLRCGAIASLSPIMTEVVDAANAGMPVLGICNGFQMLTEAGLLEGGLIRNDHGSFICRDQVLTVENASTDWTGEYEAGQQITIPLKNGEGGFIADDETLDRLEGDGRVVFRYVGVNPNGSLRDIAGISNARGNVVGLMPHPEHAVEPGFGPDTAAAMRSGVDGLGFFASVVRRSLVEA, translated from the coding sequence ATGCGCATCGGCGTCATCACATTCCCCGGCTCGCTCGACGACCGCGACGCGCAGCGCGCCGTGCGCCTCGCCGGCGGCGAGCCCGTCGCCCTCTGGCACGGCTCGCACGACCTCGCGGGCGTCGACGCGCTGATCCTGCCCGGCGGCTTCAGCTACGGCGACTACCTGCGTTGCGGCGCGATCGCCTCACTCTCGCCGATCATGACCGAGGTCGTCGATGCCGCGAACGCCGGCATGCCGGTGCTCGGCATCTGCAACGGCTTCCAGATGCTGACCGAGGCAGGCCTGCTCGAGGGCGGGCTCATCCGCAACGACCACGGCTCCTTCATCTGCCGCGATCAGGTGCTCACGGTCGAGAACGCCTCGACCGACTGGACGGGCGAGTACGAGGCCGGCCAGCAGATCACCATTCCGTTGAAGAACGGCGAAGGCGGCTTCATCGCCGACGATGAGACGCTCGACCGTCTCGAGGGCGACGGCCGCGTGGTGTTCCGCTACGTGGGCGTGAACCCCAACGGCTCGCTCCGCGACATCGCCGGCATCTCGAACGCCCGCGGCAACGTCGTCGGCCTCATGCCGCACCCCGAGCACGCCGTCGAGCCCGGATTCGGCCCCGACACCGCGGCCGCGATGCGATCGGGCGTCGACGGGCTCGGGTTCTTCGCGAGCGTCGTGCGCCGCTCGCTCGTCGAGGCGTAG
- a CDS encoding MFS transporter encodes MTSSIPTVHPAPPFPWLGLIVLAAAVFLSVTIEMIPTGLLPDMSRELEVSEPLIGLLVTVFAATVVVLTVPLSAITKRMPRRTLIVITLAVLSLSCVLTAFAPNYGTVLATRVVGGAAHGLFWSVVGAYAGHLVPKEQLARAVSISVAGGSLAFVLGVPLGTALGQAFGWRLAFAAIGALTLLGALLVWRFLPPVRHHAGEADAAPLRLRSDATFVPVLVVCLITAVTMVGAYTFYTYVAPFITDVMGLAPSAISPMLLAYGIAGAVGLVLAGTVLGRRPTVGLAVALVATGLGVAGLALFPQVPGVGIACFLLWGTAFGALPPMLNTRLLHSASARIRDAASSFYTTAFNTGIGAGALLGAILFGVIGLGGLPWVFVALLVCSTITLVWTALVNRMHR; translated from the coding sequence ATGACCTCTTCGATTCCCACGGTGCATCCTGCGCCGCCGTTCCCGTGGCTGGGCCTCATCGTGCTCGCCGCTGCCGTCTTCCTCTCGGTCACGATCGAGATGATCCCGACCGGGCTGCTGCCCGACATGAGCCGCGAGCTCGAGGTGAGCGAGCCGCTCATCGGCCTGCTCGTCACGGTCTTCGCCGCGACGGTCGTCGTGCTCACGGTGCCGTTGTCGGCGATCACGAAGCGGATGCCGCGGCGCACCCTCATCGTCATCACCCTCGCCGTGCTGTCGCTCAGCTGTGTGCTCACCGCGTTCGCGCCGAACTACGGCACCGTGCTCGCGACCCGCGTCGTCGGCGGCGCGGCGCACGGCCTCTTCTGGTCGGTCGTCGGTGCGTACGCCGGCCATCTCGTGCCGAAAGAGCAGCTCGCCCGTGCCGTGTCGATCAGCGTCGCCGGCGGCTCGCTCGCCTTCGTGCTCGGCGTGCCGCTCGGCACGGCGCTCGGCCAGGCGTTCGGCTGGCGACTCGCGTTCGCCGCCATCGGCGCGCTCACCCTGCTCGGAGCGCTGCTCGTGTGGCGGTTCCTGCCGCCGGTGCGTCACCATGCCGGCGAAGCGGATGCCGCGCCCCTCCGCCTGCGCAGCGACGCCACCTTCGTGCCCGTGCTCGTCGTCTGCCTGATCACGGCGGTGACGATGGTCGGCGCCTACACCTTCTACACCTACGTCGCGCCGTTCATCACCGACGTCATGGGCCTGGCGCCGAGCGCCATCAGCCCGATGCTGCTCGCCTACGGCATCGCCGGCGCGGTCGGCCTCGTGCTCGCCGGAACCGTGCTCGGGCGCCGCCCGACGGTGGGGCTCGCGGTGGCCCTCGTCGCGACCGGACTCGGTGTCGCGGGGCTCGCGCTCTTCCCGCAGGTGCCCGGCGTCGGCATCGCGTGCTTCCTCCTGTGGGGCACGGCGTTCGGAGCGCTCCCGCCGATGCTCAACACCCGCTTGCTGCACTCGGCGTCGGCGCGCATCCGCGATGCCGCGTCATCCTTCTATACGACGGCCTTCAACACCGGCATCGGCGCCGGTGCGCTTCTCGGCGCGATCCTGTTCGGGGTCATCGGCCTCGGCGGACTGCCGTGGGTGTTCGTCGCGTTGCTCGTCTGCTCGACGATCACGCTCGTCTGGACCGCACTCGTCAACCGCATGCACCGCTGA
- a CDS encoding RNA polymerase sigma factor yields the protein MGHCVLPFLFPRHISVEEVHVEDHSSSGDGELLADLARGERRALSILFDRHAAAVTRYGWALATSRQDLEEIVQDTFITLWRRSAEIVLHETSLLPWLLTTCRYLAANAGRKHARNHADELPDEALLDHAPHARRAADDAREQLRWVFDEIARLEPIDRRVCELCLIEGLTYGEAANVLGLSVPAVKQRVLRSRARLRKAVAADEN from the coding sequence TTGGGGCACTGCGTGTTACCTTTCCTGTTTCCACGACATATCTCAGTTGAGGAGGTGCACGTGGAGGATCACAGCAGCAGCGGTGACGGCGAACTGCTCGCCGATCTCGCGCGAGGCGAACGCCGAGCCTTGTCCATCCTGTTCGACCGCCATGCGGCGGCGGTGACCCGCTACGGGTGGGCGCTCGCGACGAGTCGGCAGGATCTCGAGGAGATCGTGCAGGACACGTTCATCACTCTGTGGCGCAGATCCGCCGAGATCGTCCTGCACGAGACATCCCTGCTGCCGTGGTTGCTCACCACATGCCGCTACCTCGCGGCCAACGCCGGCCGCAAGCACGCCCGCAACCACGCCGACGAGCTTCCCGATGAGGCCCTGCTCGATCACGCGCCGCATGCGCGCCGCGCCGCCGATGACGCCCGGGAGCAGTTGCGCTGGGTGTTCGACGAGATCGCGCGCCTCGAGCCGATCGATCGACGCGTCTGCGAACTGTGCCTGATCGAGGGCCTGACGTACGGGGAGGCCGCGAACGTGCTGGGCCTGTCGGTCCCGGCCGTCAAGCAACGAGTGCTGCGCAGTCGCGCGCGACTGAGGAAGGCGGTCGCCGCCGATGAGAACTGA
- a CDS encoding amidohydrolase family protein, with product MDESARRRAANDASGRPDLGPLAHAARRSLNGEHPGLTGTMLPPLVDHHVHLMLVGADALADTALAGVVDLGAPLDLVTARRHHDGLPNAEFAGAFLTARGGYPAGRSWAAEGSVREIDERAGDGRGSLPSPAEAAVAEQLAFGASVIKVVLNAAAGPVLDRGTLDAVVAAAHERDLPVVAHVEGDGMARLAIDAGVDALAHTPFTERVDDELIGRAVALGQRWISTLFINGYGEPSPDFDRAVDNLRRFHDAGGRVLYGTDLGNGVQPLGLNPAELAALSLAGLSAPEVIGALVDPWPLRERAAGIVTFVAGPPPATPEDLSGWLASASIVPTEDLERL from the coding sequence ATGGACGAGAGTGCACGTCGGCGTGCTGCGAACGACGCATCCGGGCGGCCAGACCTCGGCCCCCTCGCGCACGCCGCTCGCCGTTCACTGAACGGCGAGCACCCCGGACTGACCGGCACGATGCTGCCCCCGCTCGTCGACCACCACGTGCACCTCATGCTGGTGGGCGCCGATGCGCTCGCCGACACCGCGCTCGCCGGGGTCGTCGACCTCGGCGCCCCGCTCGACCTCGTCACCGCGCGACGTCACCATGACGGGCTGCCGAACGCCGAGTTCGCCGGCGCCTTCCTCACCGCGCGCGGCGGGTACCCGGCCGGCAGGTCCTGGGCGGCCGAAGGCAGCGTCCGCGAGATCGACGAGCGCGCGGGCGACGGGCGGGGGTCGCTGCCGAGCCCGGCCGAAGCGGCGGTGGCCGAACAGCTCGCGTTCGGGGCATCCGTCATCAAGGTCGTGTTGAACGCGGCCGCGGGGCCCGTGCTCGATCGCGGTACGCTCGACGCCGTCGTCGCCGCCGCGCACGAGCGCGACCTGCCCGTCGTCGCGCACGTCGAGGGCGACGGCATGGCGCGCCTCGCGATCGACGCCGGCGTCGACGCGCTCGCCCACACCCCGTTCACCGAGCGTGTCGACGACGAGCTCATCGGCCGCGCCGTGGCACTCGGCCAACGCTGGATCTCGACGCTCTTCATCAACGGGTACGGCGAGCCCAGCCCCGACTTCGACCGCGCCGTCGACAATCTGCGCCGGTTCCACGACGCAGGCGGGCGCGTGCTCTACGGCACCGACCTCGGCAACGGGGTGCAGCCCCTCGGCCTGAATCCCGCCGAGCTCGCCGCGCTGAGCCTCGCCGGGCTCAGCGCGCCCGAGGTGATCGGCGCGCTCGTCGACCCGTGGCCGCTCCGCGAGCGCGCAGCGGGCATCGTGACGTTCGTCGCCGGACCGCCGCCCGCGACCCCCGAAGACCTGTCCGGCTGGCTCGCCTCGGCATCCATCGTGCCCACCGAAGACCTGGAGAGACTGTGA
- the purS gene encoding phosphoribosylformylglycinamidine synthase subunit PurS, giving the protein MPTIVVDVMPKAELLDPQGKAVAGALSRTGHTGFSGVRIGKRFELTVDGPVDDALRASVKEIAEEILSNGVIEDVVGIHYEVTNAELAEEATEAASGTGFGAPAGETH; this is encoded by the coding sequence GTGCCCACCATCGTCGTCGACGTGATGCCCAAAGCCGAACTGCTCGACCCCCAGGGGAAGGCCGTCGCCGGCGCCCTCAGCCGCACCGGTCACACCGGATTCAGCGGCGTGCGCATCGGCAAGCGATTCGAACTGACCGTCGACGGGCCCGTCGACGACGCACTCCGAGCGAGCGTCAAGGAGATCGCCGAGGAGATCCTCTCCAACGGCGTGATCGAAGACGTCGTCGGCATCCACTACGAGGTGACGAACGCGGAACTCGCCGAAGAGGCGACCGAAGCGGCATCCGGCACCGGGTTCGGCGCCCCAGCCGGCGAAACCCACTGA
- a CDS encoding DUF3817 domain-containing protein, whose amino-acid sequence MSPKRLYRALAFAEAVTWTVLIVAMILKYAAGVEWAVLVGGSIHGFVFLSYALTAVIIGVNQRWNLGRIAFAVLTAIVPYATIPFELWLVRKGHLEGDWRREKTDHPADSNWVNGLLRWFLARPVLLVSLAVVGIAVVFAGLLVIGPPGGREA is encoded by the coding sequence GTGTCACCGAAACGCCTCTACCGCGCCCTGGCCTTCGCCGAGGCCGTCACGTGGACGGTCCTGATCGTCGCGATGATCCTGAAGTACGCCGCGGGCGTCGAGTGGGCGGTGCTGGTCGGCGGGTCGATCCACGGGTTCGTGTTCCTGTCGTATGCGCTGACGGCCGTCATCATCGGTGTCAACCAGCGGTGGAACCTCGGCCGTATCGCGTTCGCCGTGCTCACCGCGATCGTGCCCTATGCGACCATCCCGTTCGAGCTGTGGCTCGTTCGCAAGGGCCACCTCGAGGGCGATTGGCGCCGCGAGAAGACCGACCACCCGGCCGATTCGAACTGGGTCAACGGGCTGCTGCGCTGGTTCCTCGCACGCCCGGTGCTGCTCGTCTCGCTTGCGGTCGTCGGCATCGCCGTCGTCTTCGCGGGCCTTCTCGTCATCGGCCCGCCCGGCGGCCGCGAGGCCTGA
- a CDS encoding Fur family transcriptional regulator, with protein sequence MPPTNASGQQPGSAVPGLKVTESRLAVFGTFGAGDHLDADDVHTRVAGLLPTTSRQAVYGVLGALTDAGLLRRIEPAGSPALYETRTGDNHHHLVCTSCSNVFDVGCVVGEAACLTPSETHGFRIASAEVTFWGLCPECSGALS encoded by the coding sequence ATGCCACCGACGAACGCGAGCGGGCAGCAGCCAGGCTCCGCGGTGCCGGGGCTGAAGGTCACGGAGTCGCGGCTCGCGGTCTTCGGCACGTTCGGCGCCGGCGACCATCTCGATGCCGACGACGTGCATACGCGAGTCGCCGGGCTGCTGCCGACCACCTCTCGGCAGGCGGTCTACGGCGTGCTCGGCGCACTGACCGACGCCGGACTCCTCCGCAGGATCGAGCCGGCCGGCTCGCCGGCGCTCTACGAGACCCGCACCGGCGACAATCACCATCACCTCGTCTGCACGAGCTGCAGCAACGTCTTCGACGTCGGCTGCGTCGTCGGCGAGGCCGCGTGCCTCACGCCGAGCGAGACCCACGGCTTCCGCATCGCCTCGGCGGAGGTCACGTTCTGGGGTCTCTGCCCCGAGTGCAGCGGCGCGTTGAGCTGA
- a CDS encoding kynureninase: MDRADGLAHYRKRFAGADTDLVYFDGNSLGRPPVSAIERVERFLREDWGGRLIRGWDEAWLQLPTEIGDRIGRAVIEAKAGQTVIGDSTTVLLYKLARAAVDAQIARDPARREIIVDTDNFPTDRYVLEGIARERGLRLRWIEVDTSAGVSPEQLAEVAGPETALVVISHVAYRSAYLADAPELTRIAHDAGALILWDLCHSAGSVPVKADRWGFDLAVGCTYKYLNGGPGSPAFAYVRDDLQSALTQPIQGWWGTTDMFTMGPEYEPVPGIRRFLSGTAPIVGMLAMEETLAMIEEAGMPALRAKSIALTEFAITLAGDWLAPHGVTLASPADPEERGGHVTFHHDAMREVTARLWQQDVIPDYRDPGGLRIGLSPLSTSFEEVHRGLAAARDTLKTVLLERAGLG; encoded by the coding sequence ATGGATCGCGCCGACGGCCTCGCGCACTACCGCAAGCGCTTCGCGGGTGCCGACACCGACCTCGTCTACTTCGACGGCAACTCGCTCGGTCGCCCGCCCGTCTCGGCGATCGAACGCGTCGAGCGGTTCCTCCGCGAGGACTGGGGCGGCAGGCTCATCCGCGGGTGGGACGAAGCCTGGCTGCAGCTGCCCACGGAGATCGGCGACCGCATCGGCCGCGCCGTCATCGAGGCGAAGGCCGGCCAGACGGTCATCGGGGACTCGACGACCGTGCTGCTCTACAAGCTCGCACGCGCGGCCGTCGACGCGCAGATCGCCCGCGACCCCGCGCGGCGCGAGATCATCGTCGACACCGACAACTTCCCGACCGATCGCTACGTGCTCGAGGGCATCGCCCGCGAGCGCGGTCTGCGCCTGCGCTGGATCGAGGTCGACACCTCGGCCGGCGTCTCGCCCGAGCAACTCGCCGAGGTCGCCGGCCCTGAAACAGCGCTCGTCGTCATCTCGCACGTCGCCTATCGTTCGGCGTACCTGGCGGATGCCCCCGAGCTCACGCGCATCGCTCACGACGCCGGCGCCCTCATCCTCTGGGATCTCTGCCACTCGGCCGGCTCGGTGCCCGTGAAGGCCGACCGCTGGGGCTTCGACCTCGCCGTCGGCTGCACGTACAAGTACCTGAACGGCGGCCCGGGCTCGCCCGCGTTCGCCTACGTGCGCGACGACCTGCAGTCGGCGCTCACCCAGCCGATCCAGGGCTGGTGGGGCACGACCGACATGTTCACGATGGGGCCCGAGTACGAGCCCGTGCCCGGCATCCGGCGGTTCCTCTCGGGCACCGCGCCGATCGTCGGCATGCTCGCGATGGAGGAGACCCTCGCGATGATCGAGGAGGCCGGCATGCCGGCGCTGCGCGCGAAGTCGATCGCGCTCACCGAGTTCGCGATCACCCTCGCCGGCGACTGGCTGGCGCCGCACGGGGTCACGCTCGCCTCCCCCGCCGACCCCGAGGAGCGCGGCGGCCACGTGACGTTCCACCACGACGCGATGCGCGAGGTCACCGCCCGGCTCTGGCAGCAGGACGTGATCCCCGACTATCGCGACCCAGGGGGCCTGCGCATCGGCCTCTCACCGCTGTCGACGAGCTTCGAAGAGGTGCACCGCGGCCTCGCCGCTGCGCGCGACACCCTGAAGACCGTGCTGCTCGAGCGCGCCGGACTCGGCTGA
- a CDS encoding mechanosensitive ion channel family protein — protein MTTTWQSWALFATTVVAVCAVVFVISWIASAIVRRTARRYEWGKILIERARWPFRTVLTVTGVWIAFALAFPEHEWLAAVNHAFLIALIAAGAWLACQVFLFLADLAVRRSDIGTADNRVARRTRTQLQVLRRLVVAIIVILAIGVILFTFEAVRALGATVLASAGVASIVAGLAAQSVLANVFAGVQIAFSEAIRLDDVVVVDGQWGRIREITLTYVVVMTWDQRTLVLPCTHFTTQPFENWTKYGSELIGSVELDLDWRVSTDAMRTELHRILEGTDLWDGRTSVLQVTDATGGLIRVRVLASARDSAATWDLRCLMREQLVEWLRRNDASALPVQRVLVGAPSEQQSSPAGRRPSGDGTELGRRVTRALF, from the coding sequence ATGACGACGACCTGGCAGTCCTGGGCCCTGTTCGCGACGACGGTGGTCGCGGTGTGCGCTGTCGTCTTCGTGATCTCGTGGATCGCTTCGGCGATCGTGCGCAGAACCGCACGCCGATACGAGTGGGGCAAGATCCTCATCGAGCGCGCCCGCTGGCCGTTCCGCACCGTGCTGACCGTGACCGGCGTCTGGATCGCCTTCGCCCTGGCGTTTCCCGAGCACGAGTGGCTGGCTGCCGTCAACCACGCCTTCCTCATCGCGCTCATCGCGGCCGGTGCGTGGCTCGCATGCCAGGTGTTCCTGTTCCTGGCCGACCTCGCAGTGCGGCGCTCCGACATCGGCACCGCCGACAACCGCGTCGCGCGGCGCACCCGCACGCAATTGCAGGTTCTTCGTCGCCTGGTGGTGGCGATCATCGTGATTCTGGCGATCGGCGTGATCCTGTTCACCTTCGAGGCCGTGCGTGCGCTCGGCGCCACCGTGCTCGCCTCGGCCGGTGTCGCGTCGATCGTTGCCGGGTTGGCCGCCCAATCCGTGCTCGCCAACGTCTTCGCGGGCGTGCAGATCGCGTTCAGCGAGGCGATCAGGCTCGACGACGTGGTCGTGGTCGACGGTCAATGGGGGCGCATCCGTGAGATCACTCTCACCTACGTCGTCGTCATGACGTGGGATCAGCGCACTCTCGTGTTGCCGTGCACCCACTTCACGACACAGCCGTTCGAGAACTGGACCAAGTACGGCAGCGAACTCATCGGGTCGGTCGAACTCGACCTCGACTGGCGCGTCTCGACCGACGCCATGCGAACCGAGCTGCACCGCATCCTCGAGGGCACCGATCTCTGGGACGGGCGTACCTCGGTGCTGCAGGTGACCGACGCGACCGGTGGCCTGATCCGGGTGCGAGTGCTTGCGAGCGCACGCGACTCGGCGGCGACCTGGGATCTGCGCTGCCTCATGCGCGAGCAACTCGTGGAATGGCTGCGCCGGAACGACGCGTCTGCCCTGCCCGTGCAACGCGTGCTGGTCGGAGCTCCGAGTGAACAGCAGTCGAGCCCTGCCGGTCGACGGCCGAGTGGCGACGGAACCGAGCTGGGAAGGCGCGTGACGCGCGCGTTGTTTTGA
- a CDS encoding adenine phosphoribosyltransferase — translation MTPQSARELVSGLIASIPDFPEPGVTFRDLTPVFTSGPGLHALGTALTEPFTFDVIGGVEARGFLIAGAASAIRGAGVLAVRKAGKLPRAVLREDYTLEYGTAALEVHEGELPPGSRVLIVDDVLATGGTVGAAARLVERAGWQVAGISVAIELEGLGGRAALGDRYEIFSLLQY, via the coding sequence GTGACTCCGCAGTCTGCACGCGAACTCGTCTCGGGCCTCATCGCGTCGATCCCCGATTTTCCCGAACCCGGTGTGACGTTCCGCGACCTGACCCCGGTGTTCACGAGCGGACCGGGCCTGCACGCACTCGGCACCGCCCTGACCGAGCCGTTCACATTCGACGTGATCGGCGGCGTCGAGGCTCGCGGCTTCCTCATCGCGGGCGCCGCCTCGGCGATCCGCGGAGCGGGTGTGCTCGCCGTGCGCAAGGCCGGCAAGCTGCCGCGCGCGGTGCTGCGTGAGGACTACACGCTCGAGTACGGCACGGCCGCGCTCGAGGTGCACGAGGGCGAGCTGCCGCCGGGGTCTCGCGTGCTCATCGTCGACGACGTGCTCGCGACGGGCGGCACCGTCGGTGCCGCGGCACGCCTCGTCGAGCGCGCAGGCTGGCAGGTCGCCGGCATCTCGGTCGCCATCGAGCTCGAGGGCCTCGGCGGCCGCGCGGCGCTCGGCGATCGCTACGAGATCTTCTCGCTCCTGCAGTACTGA